DNA sequence from the Fimbriimonadaceae bacterium genome:
ACACGGCTTTTTCGGGGGGCAATGTTTTTCAGCCGCGCTACCTTGCAGATAAGAAGAGTAGTGGCAGCTTCAGCTTCCAAACGAAGAACGGCGGCGGCAGTGGCAATTCGCAGGCCATTGCCTATGCGACTGACCTCTTGGCGATGCCTACATCAGGCAAGCTTGAAGGCTATGAGACATCAGAAGAACTTGTCGACTTCGGCACATTTGCCGTGATCGAGGAGACGGTTCGTTCAGAAGACCGTGGCGAAAAGCACTACTTTCTGGATTTCAAAACTCCTATCGTGAGGACTACGCCCTCCGGCATGCGGATTGTTTTGGAGCCTCTGCGCTCTGTCATTGATTCCATTGGCAACGGTGGCCCCTCTGTGTTGCACTACGCGTTGCGTGTCGACTCAAGTAGCCTCCTTGGTACCGGCAAAGCGCAATCGTTAGGCAATGGCCAGGTTCGCATCGAAGCTCGAATCCAAGAGGAGAAAAGTTTATTCTTCCCCATTGAGCCGCCTTCAAACTTGGCTGGCGGCATCAACGCGTCGCAGGTCGTGTGCCCGTGGGTGCCCAAGGGCAAAAGTGTGGAGATGAAGGTACGCGTGCGAAGATTGGATCGGCGGAAGTACATCCCGTTCGAACTCAACATACCGATCGACCAAAAGGATCGGGTGAATGGTCCATGGCGCTATTCAAGCTTGGACCTGGGCATGGGATGGCAGGGCAAGAAACCTGCTGCGCTGTTCAAGCAAAAGTAATCGCAAGCTTGGGTTTTGGTTGAGGTCGTTGATTGTCGTCAAGTAATGTTGTGGAGACCATTCTTCCTGCCGTGATCGAAGAGACAAGACCCCGTAGGAAGTGGACAGATTTGCTGTGGCTCGGTGGGGCTGTGGCCTTCCTGCTGACTCTGCTTATCTCCTTTGAGATATGGTCTCCTTCCCGCGGCTCTGCACCGCACGACATCGTGAGCAAGGTTCCACTTGGCATACATGTTTCGGAGCTCGATCCCTATCTGATTCGAGGTCACGGCAGTACCGGAGTGGTCACGGAGTGGACGGAGAAGACGACTGAGTCTTATACCGGTCGCGTGCCCATGAAAAATACGAAGTACGGAAAGTTTAAGACCCGCGGTCTGGGCAACTACGACACGTGGAAGAAGACGATCGACAGGCAGGACCGCTTTACGGGCGAGATTACATTCACGCACGAAAGTTTTTGGAGCACGGACGTAAACAGTTTTTACTTCAAGGATGGCGTGCTGGTCGACAAGGATTGGGGTTTTCTACCAGGGTAGGGAGGTCGCCCGTCGTAAGATAGAGTTGTGCAGATGGAAGCGCCGCCCGTCGTTGCGGATGTGAAACCACGTTGGAAATGGATCTGTTTGCTATGGATAGCCATTGCTCTCACATGCCCATTCATTGGCTATCAAGCTCTTTTCCGGTACGAAGGTTCGGCGCCGCACAATGTTGTGGACTATGTCCCCTATAGCACCAAGCTCTCCGATCTCGATCGCTATCTTATTCGAGGCATTGGAAGCGAAGGTGAGGTCGAAGGCACCATCCTCGAGCCCGACGGGTCAGGCAAAAAGGTCGAAGTTAAAGAGGACTATGATCGATGGAAAGCAACACCTGAAGAGCGCGCCCGTTTTACAGGCAAGATCACCTTCTATCACATGGGGACGACCAGTACCGACGTCAACGAGTTTGTGTTTCAGGATGGGAAGCTGGTCGACAAGGATTGGGGTTTTCTGCCGGGGTAGTGCCGCTTACACACTCACTTCCGAACGCCGCTCTTCGACCCTTCTCTGCGAGTGGTCGAGCGTCTTCTTTCGGAACCGCAACATCTTCGGCGTGACTTCCAGCAGCTCATCGTCCCGCAGCCAGGACAGCGCCTGTTCCAGCGAGAAATCCTTGTGCGCGTCCAGGACCGTCGTCGAGTCGGCGTTTGCAGAGCGCATGTTGGTGGCGTGCTTTTCCTTGGTCGCGTTCACGATCATGTCTTCGTCGCGAGCGTTGGCCCCCACGACCATGCCGCCGTAGACCTCGGTGCCGACCGGATAGAAAAGGGTGCCGCGCTCTTGAATGTCCTCATAGGCGTAGCGTGTGAGCTTGCCCGGGTCCTTGGCGATGAGGGAGCCCTGCGTGCGCGATTCGATGGTGCCGGAATAGGGCCGGTAGCCTTCCAGCAGGCTGGACATGATGCCTAGCCCGCGTGTTAGGGTGAGGTAGTTCGACCGGAAGCCGATGATGCCGCGCGTGGGGATGAGGTAAGTGAGGCGAACGGTGCCGTTGGCCTCGGTCTCCATGTTGACCATCTCGCCCTTTCTTCGGGCGAGTTCCTCCATCACGTCGCCTGTGGAGTCGTTGGGCAGCTCCAGCGTGACGTTCTCATAAGGCTCCAGAACCTTCCCGTTCTCATCCTTCTTGAAGATGACCTGCGGACGGCTGATCTGCATCTCATAGCCCTCTCGCCGCATGGTTTCGATGAGGATGGCAAGCTGAAGCTCGCCTCGGGCGGCTACCTTGACCATATCGGCCGGGGCGTCGCGGTCGATGCGGACGCTGACAGAGACCGCCTCCTCCTTTTCCAGCCGCTCCTTGATCTTGTGGATGGTGAGGAATTTGCCGCCGTCCTTGCTGGCAAGGGGAGAGTTGTTGGCGTAAAAGCCCATGCTGAGCGTAGAGGGCTCGACCAGGATCGGGGGGAGTGGGTCGATGGCGGAGGCATCGCAGATGGAGTCGCTGATGAGTACGTCGTTCAGGCCGGACATCATGGCGATCTCTCCGGCAGAGACCTCTTCGACCTCCTTCATCTGAATGCCTTCATACGTCCAGAGTTTGGTGACGTTGAAGCCGACCTGCTTGTCCTCGCGGATTTGGGTCAGGCGGTCGCCCACCTTCACCTTGCCCCGCAGCACCTTGCCGCCGAACATCCGTCCGACGTAGTCGTTGTAGTCGAGGTTGTTGACCTGGAGCCGGAACGGTCCCTCAGCTTGCACGTCGGGCGGGGGCACCGCGTTCACGATCATCTCGAACAGCTCGCGCATGTCCTTCTCGCCGCCATCGGGCGAAACTCGCGCAAATCCTCCCGAGCCGGACGTGTAAAGGTGGGGGAAGAACAGGTCGTTCTCGTCTGCGCCCAGGTCGATGAAGAGGTCGATAGTTTTGTCGTAAGCCCAGAGCGGACGCGCGCCGTCGCGGTCGATCTTGTTGATGCAGACGATCGGCTTGAGCTTGTTCTGGAAGGCCTTTTTGAGCACGAACCGCGTCTGCGGCATGGGGCCTTCGTTGGCGTCTACGACGAGAAGGACGCCGTCCACCATGCTGAGCACGCGCTCCACCTCGCCGCCAAAGTCGGCGTGGCCGGGGGTGTCCACGATGTTGATCTTGTAATTCTTGTAGCGAACGCTCGCGACCTTGGAGAGGATGGTGATGCCCTTTTCGCGCTCAAGGTCGTTGGAGTCCATCACGCGCTCTTGCATGTGCTGGTTCTCCCGGAAGATGCCCGCCTGACGAAAAATGGCATCGACCAGGGTGGTTTTGCCGTGGTCGACGTGGGCAATGATCCCGATGTTGCGAACGTTGGACGCCATTGAACCCAAATTGTACCGGTGGGCTCAATTTTAGCCTTGGGATGGGGCCTGCATTTATCGGATGCGGAAGATCGTCGGCCATCGCCGGCAACCATAGAAGAAGCCAAGGACTAGGAAAAGAATGACACTGCCAGCAACATAATATGGACCGCTTGTGTACATGAATGGAACTGGCCACTTCTTCAGCTTCGCTGGCGGGACCTCTTCGTAACCATCCCAAAAATCTGAATCGGTGTCGGGGTGCTTGCGTTCCTTGAACCGTGCGAGCATGAACGCAGTTCGAGTTTGCTCGTATCTCTTGGCGTTTTCGCGCATGATCTCATAGTTCTCTTTGGCAAAGGCCGATCTTCCGTCTATAGTTTTTCGCTCTGTGCCTTCTACAGCGTCACGGCGGACACTTTCTTCCAAACCGGGATCGATCGCGTGCTTCCCGTGCTTATAGAGTTCAACCATCCGAAGCGTCGTGAAGGTTTTCAGACCTCCAAAATAGCCTGTGTCTCCAAGAACATTCATGATGTCGATGCTCTCCCATGCATTGCCGAGCACGATCAGACCGCTGAGTCCCTTAACCGAGTCAGAGAGTCTGCCAGTTTCAAGCAGATAACTTTTTAACTGAGGTCGCTCGTCGTTTGGTTTAGCGGACTTCAGGTCGATCAACCATTCGATGCAGGCAAGCTGGACTCGTTCGCGTCCAAAATGCGCATCGGGATTGATCTCAATCGCTTTTTGGATGTGCTTAAAGCTTGCTTTGGCAAGTTCAATCTGCTCAATCTTTCCGCCCTCTCTCAGCCATTTGTGTATCTGGAATGTGCCGAGGTTTGCGTGGAATCGATACTGATGCTCGTTGTCAGGGCTTGCCTTGAGTCGCCTTTCCTTAGCGG
Encoded proteins:
- the typA gene encoding translational GTPase TypA, with protein sequence MASNVRNIGIIAHVDHGKTTLVDAIFRQAGIFRENQHMQERVMDSNDLEREKGITILSKVASVRYKNYKINIVDTPGHADFGGEVERVLSMVDGVLLVVDANEGPMPQTRFVLKKAFQNKLKPIVCINKIDRDGARPLWAYDKTIDLFIDLGADENDLFFPHLYTSGSGGFARVSPDGGEKDMRELFEMIVNAVPPPDVQAEGPFRLQVNNLDYNDYVGRMFGGKVLRGKVKVGDRLTQIREDKQVGFNVTKLWTYEGIQMKEVEEVSAGEIAMMSGLNDVLISDSICDASAIDPLPPILVEPSTLSMGFYANNSPLASKDGGKFLTIHKIKERLEKEEAVSVSVRIDRDAPADMVKVAARGELQLAILIETMRREGYEMQISRPQVIFKKDENGKVLEPYENVTLELPNDSTGDVMEELARRKGEMVNMETEANGTVRLTYLIPTRGIIGFRSNYLTLTRGLGIMSSLLEGYRPYSGTIESRTQGSLIAKDPGKLTRYAYEDIQERGTLFYPVGTEVYGGMVVGANARDEDMIVNATKEKHATNMRSANADSTTVLDAHKDFSLEQALSWLRDDELLEVTPKMLRFRKKTLDHSQRRVEERRSEVSV